The genomic segment CACGACTGGGCGCGCACGGGAGTGACCCCGTTCGCACCGACCACCACCAGGAAGGCGGCATCACTGCGCGTGGCCGCCAGCGGCGCCACCCACCCGCCTTCGCTCAGCCCCCACAACCCGGTGCGGGCCGGGTCGGCTTCCGGGCGGGTGCGCAGGTAGGCCACTGCCGCCGCCGCGTCGTCGGCCAGGCCGGAAAAATCCCGGCTGACCGTGGAGTACGCGGTCAGGTCCTTGTCGTAGATGAGTGCGACCAAACCCTGCGCGGCGAAAGCCTCCGCCTCCTTGCGGACCTTTTCCCTGGTCACCCGGCCGGAACCGTGGACGAGGACGATCCCCGGGCGCCGGATGCCATCGGGTGGCGGGCCGACGATCGAGCCGTGGAGGGTTTTGCCGCCGCTGGGGAACGAGATCTGCTCGTTCTGAGCGGCCGGGGCCGCTTGGGCGGTAATGGAGATCAGTGAGAACAAGAAGCCGGATACGGCGAGCAGGATCGCCGTTCGTCTGGTGCGCAGCATGAGGCCGCGGTCCTTCCCTGAGGTTCGTGCACATCGATTTCGGTGAAGGGAGATCCCGTTGCCGCGGGTGGCCGCCCACGGCAGGGGTTTATCGGTGGCTACTCCACGGGTTCCTCCGTTTCCGGGATCGGGAAGGCGACGAAGCGCACCGCCAGTGCCCTGGCTTCCGGCGGGATTTCCTCGGCGGAGCGCCAGTACCGGCGCAGGAGGGCGAGGTAGTCCTCGAAGAAGCGGCCGACTTCGTCGCGCGTGAGGTGGAGGGTGCCGCGGCTGAACGGCAGCGCGTCACCCCAGTCGCCCATCGATTCGCGCTGCTGCTGGAACCGCGCGAAGAGGTCCAGGTCCGCCTGGAACTTCTGGCGGCCGAATTCGTCGACCTGGGCCCGCAGGGCGGGGCTCTGCTCGCTGCGCGGCGGGAAGCGCAGGTCGTGCGGGCGGAGCCGCCACCAGCGCTCCCGTCCGCGCGCGGGCCCCTCGGTCTCCTCGACGTAGCCGTGCTCGGCGAGCCGGCGCAGGTGGTAGCTGGTGGCGCCGCTGTTCTCACCCAGCGCCCTGGCGAGCCGGGTGGCGGTGGCCGGGCCGTGGCGGAGTTCGTTCAGTATCCGCAGCCGTCGCGGGTGGGTCAGGGCCTTGAGCTTGGCCGGGTCGTCGACCTGCTCCGGTTCGGGCGGACTGGACATGAGTGCAAAGGTAACTGTGCACAGTTTCCTGTGCACTCGATCCAGTCCGATCTCCGGGACAACTCAGGGACGACCCCGGGGTCAGGCCGACTGCATCCGCCGGGCCAGCGCGCCCACCCTGGACAGGCGGCGGCGGTTGACGTCGATCACCGTGCCGTCCCCGCTGCCGCCCTGTTCCTTGGCCCGCACCCAGCCGCGGTGCAGCTGGCCGCCGACCTCGACCTCGAGCGCCGAAGTGAAGGACTCGGCGTCGATGCCGTCGTAGCCCTGCCGGACCACGCCCTGGTAGATGACGTCGGACACGGCCAGGAGCAGCGGGTTCGCCGTGCCGCGGAACAACTCCTTCAGCACCGGGGCGTCGAGCAGGCGGAAGGCGATGTCCAGTGCTTCGCCGAAGCAGCCGTTGCGGTCGAAGTGC from the Amycolatopsis magusensis genome contains:
- a CDS encoding ArsR/SmtB family transcription factor, which gives rise to MSSPPEPEQVDDPAKLKALTHPRRLRILNELRHGPATATRLARALGENSGATSYHLRRLAEHGYVEETEGPARGRERWWRLRPHDLRFPPRSEQSPALRAQVDEFGRQKFQADLDLFARFQQQRESMGDWGDALPFSRGTLHLTRDEVGRFFEDYLALLRRYWRSAEEIPPEARALAVRFVAFPIPETEEPVE